One Halorientalis litorea DNA segment encodes these proteins:
- a CDS encoding bifunctional methylenetetrahydrofolate dehydrogenase/methenyltetrahydrofolate cyclohydrolase — protein sequence MTDIIDGNAVAADVRDGLGDAIDTLADADVTPSLATVLMSDDPASETYVSMKQDDCEEVGIDAIDIELDPDAPAEELYDTIDDLNDDPEVDGILVQMPVPDHVDDRAVLRRIDPLKDVDGFHPENVGRLVAGNARYKPCTPHGVQKLLAAADVETDGADAVVVGRSDIVGKPMANLFVQKDEYGNATTTVCHSRTEDLAAKTRAADIVVAAAGVPEMIDGDMLSEGVTVVDVGINRVDADTEKGYELVGDVEYESAKEKAGAITPVPGGVGPMTRAMLLWNTVKAASLQHDVPVDLP from the coding sequence ATGACCGACATTATCGACGGGAACGCCGTCGCGGCCGACGTGCGTGACGGCCTCGGCGACGCCATCGACACCCTCGCCGACGCGGACGTGACGCCGTCGCTCGCCACCGTGTTGATGAGCGACGACCCAGCGAGCGAGACGTACGTCTCGATGAAACAGGACGACTGCGAGGAGGTCGGCATCGACGCCATCGACATCGAACTCGACCCCGACGCACCCGCCGAGGAACTGTACGATACCATCGACGACCTGAACGACGACCCCGAGGTCGACGGCATTCTGGTCCAGATGCCGGTCCCCGACCACGTCGACGACCGGGCCGTCCTCCGTCGCATCGACCCGCTGAAAGACGTGGACGGGTTCCACCCCGAGAACGTGGGCCGCCTCGTCGCCGGGAACGCCCGCTACAAACCCTGCACGCCCCACGGCGTCCAGAAACTGCTCGCCGCCGCCGACGTGGAGACCGACGGCGCGGACGCCGTCGTCGTCGGCCGGTCCGACATCGTGGGCAAACCGATGGCGAACCTCTTCGTCCAGAAAGACGAGTACGGGAACGCGACGACGACGGTGTGTCACTCCCGGACCGAGGACCTCGCGGCCAAGACACGCGCGGCCGACATCGTCGTCGCCGCCGCGGGCGTCCCCGAGATGATAGACGGCGACATGCTCTCCGAGGGCGTCACCGTCGTCGACGTCGGTATCAACCGCGTCGACGCGGACACCGAGAAAGGCTACGAACTCGTGGGCGACGTGGAGTACGAGAGTGCGAAAGAGAAAGCAGGTGCCATCACGCCCGTGCCCGGCGGCGTCGGCCCGATGACGCGTGCGATGTTGCTCTGGAACACGGTCAAAGCGGCGAGCCTCCAACACGACGTGCCGGTCGACCTCCCCTGA
- a CDS encoding methyltransferase family protein — protein sequence MLTLTTGLFALGVVLAGGQLLGYVASLLGWSAYWPLGTQDRWYYLHWGVSVGANLCLAAVALLDWNALGAPQPLTLAVGAVVFVPSYVAGIVAGSDLGQEETMGLTGDLRTDGWYRYSRNPQYVCYSVASVGVVVLAASPLATVLALLHLAWWLLMPFAEEPWLRDQYGTEYDRYCDRVPRFVGWRTARALVGASEAETGTGV from the coding sequence ATGCTGACACTCACGACGGGACTGTTCGCGCTTGGCGTCGTACTGGCAGGTGGGCAGTTGCTCGGATACGTCGCCAGTCTCCTCGGCTGGTCGGCGTACTGGCCGCTCGGAACACAGGACCGGTGGTACTACCTCCACTGGGGCGTCTCCGTCGGAGCGAACCTCTGTCTGGCCGCGGTGGCACTCCTCGACTGGAACGCGCTGGGCGCGCCACAACCGCTGACGCTGGCCGTCGGAGCCGTCGTCTTCGTTCCGAGTTACGTGGCCGGCATCGTGGCCGGGTCGGACCTCGGCCAGGAGGAGACGATGGGGTTGACCGGTGACCTCCGAACTGACGGTTGGTACCGCTACTCTCGGAACCCGCAGTACGTCTGCTACAGCGTCGCCTCGGTGGGCGTCGTCGTCCTCGCGGCCTCTCCCTTGGCGACCGTACTGGCTCTCCTCCACCTCGCGTGGTGGCTCCTCATGCCGTTCGCCGAAGAGCCGTGGCTCCGCGACCAGTACGGCACGGAGTACGACCGGTACTGCGACCGCGTCCCCCGTTTCGTCGGGTGGCGGACAGCCCGCGCGCTCGTCGGTGCGTCCGAGGCGGAGACCGGGACCGGCGTCTGA
- the tbsP gene encoding transcriptional regulator TbsP: MSENEIADSTGELLTRALSAASEPVYVVGPSADIVDDLVSVMSEASDLAPVRLLAAERPLKDAMSDFIVASRAADLVENDQLALRTVDTPSENPLLVTATDVAAVVTVAGRVAGLSTDDDSFVSDARDQYGAVWEGAKAFDLRTPGLSAVQSTLTEDLGDATATDFGAILDSLQTARGNGDGLDEVTITLLAAAKNGELLYDISKWGEDIGLASKATFSRTKTELEEMGLIDTEKVPIDVGRPRLRLMLGDDRLTDADADELASVAQSLLAS, encoded by the coding sequence ATGAGTGAGAACGAAATCGCCGACAGCACTGGTGAGTTACTGACGCGGGCACTCTCGGCCGCGTCCGAACCCGTCTACGTCGTCGGGCCGTCGGCGGATATCGTCGACGACCTCGTATCGGTCATGTCCGAAGCGAGCGACCTCGCACCCGTCCGGTTGCTCGCCGCCGAGCGACCGCTGAAGGACGCGATGAGCGACTTCATCGTCGCCAGCAGAGCGGCCGACCTCGTCGAAAACGACCAGTTGGCACTGCGGACAGTCGACACTCCGAGCGAGAACCCGCTGCTCGTCACGGCCACTGACGTAGCCGCCGTGGTCACGGTCGCGGGCCGCGTCGCGGGGCTGAGTACCGACGACGACTCGTTCGTATCCGACGCCCGCGACCAGTACGGCGCGGTATGGGAGGGAGCGAAGGCGTTCGACCTCAGGACGCCCGGACTCTCCGCGGTCCAGTCGACGCTCACCGAGGACCTCGGCGACGCGACGGCGACGGACTTCGGAGCGATTCTCGACTCGCTCCAGACCGCCCGAGGGAACGGCGACGGACTGGACGAGGTGACCATCACCCTCCTCGCGGCCGCAAAGAACGGCGAACTCCTCTACGACATCAGCAAGTGGGGCGAAGACATCGGCCTCGCCTCGAAAGCGACGTTCTCGCGCACCAAGACGGAACTCGAAGAGATGGGACTCATCGACACCGAGAAAGTCCCCATCGACGTCGGCCGTCCACGGCTCCGGCTGATGCTCGGTGACGACCGGCTGACCGACGCCGACGCGGACGAACTCGCGAGCGTCGCCCAGAGCCTACTCGCCAGTTAA
- the glyA gene encoding serine hydroxymethyltransferase has translation MDYEAIREVDPAVADALAGEVDRQNDTLAMIASENHVSEAVLEAQGSALTNKYAEGYPGERYYAGCEYADEVENLAIERAKELWGAEHVNVQPHSGTQANQGVYYAVLEPGDKILSLDLNHGGHLSHGHPANFTGQFYEVEQYEVDADSGYIDYDALREHAEDFDPDIIVSGYSAYPREVDFEAIQEAADATDAYHLADIAHITGLVAAGVHQSPVGVADFVTGSTHKTIRAGRGGIIMCDEAYADDIDAAVFPGGQGGPLMHNVAGKAVGFKEALEPEFEAYAAQTVDNAKALGDQLQERGFSLVSGGTDNHLVLVDLRDSHPDTTGKDAEAALEEVGVVLNANTVPGETRSAFNPSGIRAGTPGLTTRGFDEAACREVADIIADVVDAHDDEDVKADASARVSALTDDHPLYQ, from the coding sequence ATGGACTACGAGGCTATCAGGGAAGTCGACCCAGCGGTCGCGGACGCGCTTGCGGGCGAAGTCGACCGGCAGAACGACACGCTCGCGATGATTGCGAGCGAGAACCACGTCAGCGAGGCGGTACTGGAGGCACAGGGGAGTGCCCTGACGAACAAGTACGCCGAGGGCTACCCCGGCGAGCGCTACTACGCCGGCTGTGAGTACGCCGACGAGGTGGAGAACCTCGCCATCGAGCGCGCGAAAGAACTCTGGGGAGCAGAACACGTCAACGTCCAGCCACACTCCGGGACACAGGCGAATCAAGGTGTCTACTACGCCGTCCTCGAACCCGGCGACAAGATTCTCTCGCTCGATTTGAACCACGGCGGCCACCTCAGCCACGGCCACCCCGCGAACTTCACCGGCCAGTTCTACGAAGTCGAACAGTACGAAGTCGACGCCGACTCCGGCTACATCGACTACGACGCGCTCCGCGAACACGCCGAGGACTTCGACCCCGACATCATCGTCTCGGGTTACTCCGCGTACCCGCGCGAGGTGGACTTCGAAGCGATTCAGGAGGCCGCCGACGCAACCGACGCCTACCACCTCGCGGACATCGCCCACATCACGGGACTGGTCGCCGCGGGCGTCCACCAGTCGCCCGTCGGCGTCGCCGACTTCGTCACCGGGTCGACGCACAAGACCATCCGCGCGGGCCGTGGCGGCATCATCATGTGCGACGAGGCGTACGCCGACGACATCGACGCCGCCGTCTTCCCCGGCGGCCAGGGTGGCCCGCTGATGCACAACGTCGCCGGGAAGGCAGTCGGATTCAAGGAGGCTCTCGAACCCGAGTTCGAGGCCTACGCGGCACAGACCGTCGACAACGCCAAAGCACTCGGCGACCAGCTACAGGAGCGGGGCTTCTCGCTGGTTTCGGGCGGGACCGACAACCACCTCGTCCTCGTGGACCTGCGCGACTCCCACCCCGACACCACCGGCAAGGACGCCGAGGCAGCACTGGAGGAAGTCGGCGTCGTCCTCAACGCAAACACCGTGCCGGGTGAGACGCGCTCGGCGTTCAACCCCTCGGGCATCCGTGCCGGGACGCCCGGCCTCACGACCCGCGGTTTCGACGAGGCGGCCTGCCGCGAGGTGGCCGACATCATCGCCGACGTGGTGGACGCCCACGACGACGAGGACGTGAAGGCCGATGCTTCCGCCCGTGTCTCCGCGCTGACCGACGACCACCCGCTGTACCAGTGA
- a CDS encoding helix-turn-helix domain-containing protein — translation MRYIDLRLVQPSWMLHPMQEFIREGDAVQYEELQAFSVASDAGIEYVLFYVEGSRDPYEARLQSVDSVQWYDITPVDDASFYAYIRQETRPEDVTWRQAFVERGLIVTLPIVYDEQAAFYLTVVGESEDLQAMVEAFPDDIDVRVDAIGEYDRRHAPVAGDLTDRQFEAVEVAADEGFYEYPREASVADVAAELDCAESTAAVLLQRAEASVMERLVTRHGRHDVG, via the coding sequence ATGCGGTACATCGACCTCCGCCTCGTCCAACCCTCGTGGATGCTCCACCCAATGCAGGAGTTCATCCGCGAGGGCGACGCCGTGCAGTACGAGGAACTACAGGCGTTCAGCGTCGCGTCCGACGCCGGTATCGAGTACGTCCTGTTCTACGTCGAGGGGTCGCGCGACCCATACGAGGCGCGGCTACAGTCGGTCGATTCGGTGCAGTGGTACGACATCACGCCAGTCGACGACGCTTCGTTTTATGCCTACATCCGTCAGGAGACGCGACCGGAAGACGTGACGTGGCGGCAGGCGTTCGTGGAGCGTGGCCTCATCGTCACGCTGCCCATCGTCTACGACGAACAGGCGGCGTTCTACCTGACCGTCGTCGGCGAGAGCGAGGACCTCCAGGCGATGGTCGAGGCGTTCCCCGACGACATCGACGTTCGGGTCGACGCAATCGGCGAGTACGACCGTAGACACGCGCCCGTCGCGGGTGACCTCACCGACCGCCAGTTCGAGGCCGTCGAAGTCGCGGCCGACGAAGGGTTCTACGAGTACCCCCGCGAGGCGTCGGTGGCTGACGTGGCCGCCGAACTGGACTGTGCGGAGTCGACGGCGGCGGTCCTCCTCCAGCGTGCGGAGGCGTCCGTGATGGAGCGACTCGTCACCAGACACGGGCGGCACGACGTGGGGTGA
- a CDS encoding twin-arginine translocation signal domain-containing protein, translating into MPELTVSRRRFLRRGVAVAAVGTLAGCGSAGDDGTTNPETTRDGSDSPSDGGTEAEDETAGTETATLDLREANVVGVETMPTDDGYRFAVTLHHDDEGEPGYANWWQVERRDGTRLGRRDLRHPHDSQPFTRDATVSVPSDVSCVVVRGHDQTHGYGGRAMLVTPETGATRRVEQGTDRQSLDGADCP; encoded by the coding sequence ATGCCCGAACTCACGGTGTCCCGCCGTCGGTTCCTCCGCCGCGGCGTCGCAGTGGCGGCAGTCGGTACGCTCGCCGGGTGCGGCAGCGCTGGTGACGACGGGACGACGAACCCGGAGACGACGAGGGACGGGTCCGACTCGCCGTCGGACGGTGGTACGGAGGCCGAGGACGAGACGGCCGGCACCGAGACGGCGACGCTCGACCTGCGAGAGGCGAACGTCGTCGGCGTCGAGACGATGCCGACCGACGACGGCTATCGGTTCGCGGTGACGCTCCACCACGACGACGAGGGCGAACCGGGGTACGCGAACTGGTGGCAGGTCGAACGCCGCGACGGCACGCGACTCGGCCGCCGTGACCTTCGGCACCCACACGACAGCCAACCGTTCACACGCGACGCGACCGTTTCGGTTCCCTCGGACGTGTCCTGTGTCGTCGTCCGCGGACACGACCAGACTCACGGGTACGGCGGGCGGGCGATGCTCGTGACGCCCGAGACGGGCGCGACCCGGCGCGTCGAGCAGGGCACAGACCGGCAGTCCCTCGACGGCGCGGACTGTCCCTGA